Part of the Diabrotica virgifera virgifera chromosome 6, PGI_DIABVI_V3a genome, atatatgtaatgaTATTTATAGGAATAAGGACAGCTGTGTTGCTCTAGaataaagtattttattaaaacatgttttaataCAACATTTACAATATTTACCTAGAATAAAGAAACGACATTTAATGTCAATATTCCCAATCTATGATTATTTCTAcaaataagtgaaaataaaagtttcataaatgcttgaCATTTCATAAATGACGACGTCTGTCAATCCAATCTCTTCTCAGCTAGTGACGGTTCGGCAGGCCAGGAGTGTGTTCCGAATTTCTAACGTTGGCTGACTGCGTTCCAATTTGAAATTCCAATTTGAGATGACATCTTGGAGCACAGCAATATTAAAATGATGAAAGTATAATATGTAGTTTCATTACATCATCCTTCCCAAAGGtgaaaatattcaaatattttcgTTACCATCTTCATCTTGACCTTCTTCCTGTATAGGGAATGGAACCAGCTTCGAGATATGGAATAGATTAGAGTCTGACTTCTTCCGATTCATATTTACTTTATAAATGGAATTTGAtagtttttctgttatttcatatggtccaatttttaattcgtccaattttttTCGGTTTAACCTGTTTCCATTTTCGACAAACACCAAATCACCTATGTTGAAGTCCACATGTTTACGGTTCTTGtcataaatttgtttattatatttgtgAGATCTTTTCGTTCTTTCTAAAGCAAGATTTTTGTTTCTTATCCAATCTTTTTCTGAATCTACTTCTTTCAGTTCAGATGGCAGTGTTGTTACTTTTTTGCCATACATTAAATATGATGGTGAGAAACCAGTTACAGTATGTTCGGTATCATTGTATTTGCCCACACATTCTTGTGCTATTGTTGTCCAAgcttttttttcttttgtctCGTTAATTCTACACCTAATTTTATTAACCAGGGTTTGATTTAGTCTCTCATTGAGACCATTAGAAAAAGGAGAGTTAGCAGCAGTGAATATTAGTTTCGTAAACTTTTtctctaaaaactttttaaaatcatttgaattTATTCCTGGATATTGGTCTGATAGAATCATTTCGATTTGATCATTTTCTGGAATACTATTTACAAGTTTAATGAAATCATTTGCAGTTTGAGTTTTCGATGTCAATATATATGCATATCGTGTGAAGTGGTCTactagaatatgtaaatatttttttgtagaacGGAAACCTCCAAAACCTCCTACTGTGTCTATACTGACAATGCTGAAAGGCTTTGTGGCTGGTCCCAAATGTGACATTAATCCGAATTTTTCTAATCGCCTTGATTTATTTCTAATGCATACTGAGCATTTTTGGCAGGTTTCTCTAATgttttttgttaagttttttgCTGTATAATATGTTCCAATCATATTATGCATTTGTTTCACTCCTATGTGACACAAGTTTCTATGAACGTTTTTTAAAAATTCTCTACTAAAGTCTTCAGTCAAAAggattttttctcttccttttatatttttgtaataaacattatgtttatttattaatttatacttattTTCCTGTATGTCTCTATTTTTTTCTTGATCTTCCAGTATATCTTGGATAGTTattgaatttacaatttttaactgTTCCTCAGTATTTTTATCTGGGCCTAGGACAGGATTTCTGCTAAGGCAATCAGCTTCTAAGTTATGTTTCCCAGGACAATATTTAACATCAAAATCATATTGTGATAAATAATATGTTAGATCTCCTAGTTCCTCATCAGTCCTAGATTTTATATTCATATTTTCTAATGGTTTATGATcagaaaaaacagtaaatttctTACCAATTAAGTAATGTTGCCAATACCTAACACATTCTTTAATGGCCAAACACTCCAAGTATatggccttttttcttttttgaacttcatttaatttttttgaaaaataagccactGGTTTTTCTTCTTTGTTTTCCTGTGGTTGTTTTAATACCCCTGCTACTCCCAATAAGCTGGCATCAGTATAAATATGTATTGGTAGATTTGGATCAAATATAGTTAATACAGGTTGAGTTAACaatatgttttttaatttgtCAAACGAATTTTGGCATTCTGTAGTCCAAATAAATGGTTGTCCTTTTCTCAACAGGTTGTGTAATGGGTTCAATGTTATTGCAATGTTTGGCACATATTTGTGGTAAAAATTTATCTTTCCTAGAAATTGTCTTACATGTTTTTGTGTTCTAGGTATTGGAAATTCCTTTATTGAAATTAAGTTGTCCTTCAGTGGTCGTAcactattattttgtattatatgacccaagtattttACAGATTCCGCAGCAAATGTGCATTTTGTAAGCTTTAATCTGAATCCTTCACTTTTGATAGCTGTAAATAGTTGTGTTAGATGTCTGATATGTTCTGAGAATGATTTTGAAAAAACTAGTATGTCATCTATGTAGCTCACTGCAAAGTCAGCAAGTTTGTGTTTTCTTATTATATTACACATTATTCGCTGAAATATAGCTGGGGATGTTTTCAGCCCAAATGGTAAACAAGTCCACTGAAAATGTCCCTCTTGTGTAACAAATCCTGTTTTGTATCTATCTGTAATACGCATAGGAATTGACCAAAATGCAGAATTGATATCAAGGGTTGAGAAAAATTTACAGTTTCTCGTCTTTTGCATTAAATCTTCAATATGAGGAAATGGTTGTGATTGTGGCACAACAATTTTATTCAGGTCTCTAAAATCAATGCATAATCGTGattttgtattttcctctctCTTGTAAGCTAATGTAACTGGTGCTGCGAAGGGGCTGTATGATTCTTCGATTAGCTTTTTGTCTAATAGCATTGCAATTTGCTTTTCGATTTCCTTTCTATCCTCAATTGAGTTTCTATATGGCCTTCTGCTGCAATATTTTTCTTCTAATAAATCAATGTGTGCTTCATAATCCTTTACTGTTCCTACATCATACTTATCTTTGGCAAATATGGAtttgttttcatttattaattcatCTATTCTTAATTGTTGATAGCGATCTAAATGGTTTAcataaatttcaaaaatttgattttcaaagtgttcattaaaatttattaaatgtttATTTCCCATTTCATTTGACATATCAGATACCTTTGAATTATCATTTGTTTCCTTAGAAGCAAATATTATTTCTTCATTAATTTCCTTAGAAATTTTAGCATTTGTTTGAAAAGTTTTTTCTATTTCCTTAGAAATAGTATCTATATGTATAGGTGGTTTTTGACTTATTTTCAGGTTTTCATCTtgacataaataaaaattttttatacagtctaaaccaattagaaaatcataatcaaaattATCCTTGTCAATCACAAAGACTTCAGTTTCTTTTTCTACGTCAAAAATTTTTATACTTAATTTGACCATTCCATTTGTTTTTTTAAGGCcattaatagtttttaaattagTACCTCTAGGATTAATTAGTctttcattatttattttcaacaattttgaatttattaatgagACATTTGAACCTGAATCATATATTCCAAAAATCTCAAAATTGCTATTCAGTACtaattttacttttattaatGGCAACACTAGCagtttttttgattttcattttgtagttCACATTCTATTTCTGAGTTGTTGATAAGTTGAATTTGACTATCTTTGTCATTGTGATTATCTTTTGCCTTATACCAACATGCTGATTCTAAGTGGTAACGTGTTCCTTTTTTAAGCTTTTCACAAATACTGCATACGTGTTTTTGTTCTTTGTATAATCTTTGGCTGGTTTTGTATtgtttttcttcaactttttctttaaaatctaagaATACTTTCTGTCTTTTACCTTGCTTGTTTACCAAGTATTCATTCTTGTTCAACTCACTAAATAGATGAGTAGTTGAAATCAATGAATATTTATCAAGTTTATTCATTATGTCGTCTGGCAAACCTAATACAATAAGGTTTATTAATGTGTTATTGTCGATTGTTTTATTTACTTCCAATAATaatctttctttttttgttgCATATTCTATAAGAGAACCACTTTGATATTTGAATGTGAATGCGTATTTGATTTGAGACCAACCTTTCTTTTCATATGCATCACAAAAgtttgttttccaaattttccaaTCTGATTGTACTGTGTATTTAATTATCATGCTACTGTACCAATCTAAACATTGTTTTTCAAGTAAGTATTTTAATGACTCTATTTTCTGTTCATCATCTATGATTTCAAATCGTTCGCACTCTCTCTCAAAGTCTTCCATCCACTGACAAGCATTCGGtatttttatagaaaatttttcaatcaaaaaacTTTCAGTTACTCTgcttaaattttttattgatgGTATTTCTTTTTCATAAGTAGCAACTACAGATTGTGTTTTCTCATCTAAATACTGTTCCCCAAATTGTAAATTCTCACCATCATCTAAATATATCTTTCTCATTTCAATATCTAATGGTACCCATAAATTTCTTTTTTGACCTCTTTTTTTCAAAGAATTTTTTACTTTCATAAATACATTAGATTTCGCTAGGTATGTATGTTTATTTACCTGCTTGAATTCTTCTGGGAGCTCAAAAACACGTCCATCTGGAGTTTCAATTGCTGTTATACATATTTCATTCGTTTTTCCATCTGCGGATCCCTGTATTGTAAACTGGAACTTtaatttctccatttttttgaCTAGTAATGTCGTTTTGTAATGATATTTATAGGAATAAGGACAGCTGTGTTGCTCTAGaataaagtattttattaaaacatgttttaataCAACATTTACAATATTTACCTAGAATAAAGAAACGACATTTAATGTCAATATTCCCAATCTATGATTATTTCTAcaaataagtgaaaataaaagtttcataaatgcttgaCATTTCATAAATGACGACGTCTGTCAATCCAATCTCTTCTCAGCTAGTGACGGTTCGGCAGGCCAGGAGTGTGTTCCGAATTTCTAACGTTGGCTGACTGCGTTCCAATTTGAAATTCCAATTTGAGATGACATCTTGGAGCACAGCAATATTAAAATGATGAAAGTATAATATGTAGTTtcattacatatatatatatatatatatatatatatatatatatatatatatatatatatatatatatatatattatatatatatatatatatatatatatatatatattatataatataaataataataaaaaatggcggtaaagagcccaatttgagaaatatgttggtatgtggaaattactcaataactaaataaattattgccaaaaaagcctgtaccgccattaagaagaacaaaaaaataaactttcttcatataaattttttaacccatgcctagattttttgtcacaCTGGATCTACTAATAATCGATTTtatataacaagaaatcgaacgtgactgactcggcaacatttcgcgcctgtgagtataaaaattattgtttttaatattataaaaatgtcactgtcagtgtcgaattaccgacgcagtattgcctcactgttgaaagttcgcagaactttcgaaaaacaaaaatattgatgacgcgttactgtttgctcttaaggaTCAGGATTTACTAAAATGTTAGGCTCTCTATATGATATACGCAATTATCAGGAAATAATTGCCTACTCATTAAGCTGGTTCATTACTGAGATTTAACTAAGCGGATATCTCCTATACTAAATTATATACTTTATTCACTCAAAAAGTCCACTTAATACTATTCCCGTTAGTCAAAGCTACTCATTCCACCTACAGTAAAATACACTCTCGAATTACGGTCAATAAATTGTTGAAACGAACCCGAATTTATATCACTTAATCCGTATTCCATATTCGTTTGCCCATAATACTGACTGCGCCACTTAAATTTTGAAATGCCGCAAagtcttttttaaaaaatttactagAGCTTAAAACGACatgttacaat contains:
- the LOC126886262 gene encoding uncharacterized protein LOC126886262, which encodes MEKLKFQFTIQGSADGKTNEICITAIETPDGRVFELPEEFKQVNKHTYLAKSNVFMKVKNSLKKRGQKRNLWVPLDIEMRKIYLDDGENLQFGEQYLDEKTQSVVATYEKEIPSIKNLSRVTESFLIEKFSIKIPNACQWMEDFERECERFEIIDDEQKIESLKYLLEKQCLDWYSSMIIKYTVQSDWKIWKTNFCDAYEKKGWSQIKYAFTFKYQSGSLIEYATKKERLLLEVNKTIDNNTLINLIVLGLPDDIMNKLDKYSLISTTHLFSELNKNEYLVNKQGKRQKVFLDFKEKVEEKQYKTSQRLYKEQKHVCSICEKLKKGTRYHLESACWYKAKDNHNDKDSQIQLINNSEIECELQNENQKNC